From uncultured Bacteroides sp., a single genomic window includes:
- a CDS encoding GH92 family glycosyl hydrolase — protein MKQLFILISFLLCINLSAKDAVDYVDCFIGTSNSRWMLGPYAQVPFGMVQIGPDNQGNKWMGGYEYAINSVSDFSHIHAWTMGGVSIMPTTGDLTLSNPGPDSPYKGANAGFHSRILKETEKAFPGYYGVKLYDHQVKAEMTATTHCSFQRYTFPKSEESRILINLQFPTEWDYGFSVQDAKVIKVDSMQLEGYADCRSGNWSSWNDYKLHFIIRFDKPFKELNGIKDGEAVPNIIQMQGKGNVGVYTVFKTEKGEEIQVQTALSLVDMEGAKKNMKAELDPFNWNFTACVSAAKQQWNDVLNRIHVEGGNETDKVKFYTNLYRAYCGKQTWNDVDGRYRDAREQIRQVSLDSSMYGGDALWNTYWNLNGLWSIITPKVMDNWVTTQLEMYKHTGWTCKGPAGIEYSGIMEGSHEIALMVSAYQKGIRKDGEAIYEAIHKTVTQEGRRLEYGGTVGQINLSYYDRLGYMPMEVDVVSKTLDYAYDDFCVAQMAKVLGKKKDMKWLLKRSENYKNVFHPELGYVVRRDSLGNWDSNFDVFSNKGFIEGNSWQYSWYVPHDIEGAIQLMGGKKVASDRLLEGFQKSEKYNFAAHAFDRTSGQRAEYYINQGNEVNMSAAFIFNYLDKPWLCQKYSRAILDHYYGSTPYHGWEGDEDEGQMGGWFVMSALGFFEMNGGVTEGSSLELTSPLFSKIEINLDPRYYNGKKFVIEAKNNSSENIYIQSAFLNGKKLKEPRILFKDIVSGGKLVLEMGSEPNLEWGRK, from the coding sequence ATGAAGCAATTATTTATTCTTATCAGTTTTTTACTATGTATCAATCTATCCGCAAAAGACGCTGTTGATTATGTGGATTGTTTTATAGGAACATCTAATTCAAGATGGATGTTAGGACCATATGCTCAAGTACCATTTGGAATGGTTCAGATAGGTCCGGATAATCAAGGTAATAAATGGATGGGGGGATATGAATATGCAATAAATTCAGTATCAGATTTTTCCCATATTCATGCCTGGACAATGGGAGGTGTTTCTATTATGCCTACTACAGGAGATTTAACCCTGAGTAATCCAGGACCAGACTCACCTTATAAAGGAGCCAATGCCGGATTTCATTCCCGTATATTAAAAGAAACTGAAAAAGCTTTTCCAGGTTATTATGGAGTGAAGCTCTATGATCATCAAGTGAAAGCAGAAATGACAGCAACTACACATTGTAGTTTTCAGAGATATACTTTCCCTAAATCAGAAGAAAGTCGTATTTTAATCAATCTTCAATTTCCTACAGAATGGGATTATGGCTTTTCAGTACAAGATGCTAAGGTTATAAAAGTCGATTCTATGCAATTGGAAGGTTATGCCGATTGCCGATCTGGAAATTGGTCAAGTTGGAATGATTATAAATTGCATTTTATTATCCGTTTTGATAAACCTTTCAAAGAACTAAATGGTATTAAAGATGGTGAAGCTGTACCAAATATCATTCAAATGCAGGGAAAAGGGAATGTAGGTGTTTATACTGTATTTAAAACTGAGAAAGGAGAAGAAATACAGGTTCAAACAGCTTTGTCTTTAGTTGATATGGAAGGTGCGAAGAAGAATATGAAGGCTGAGTTAGATCCTTTTAATTGGAATTTTACAGCTTGTGTCTCAGCTGCTAAACAACAATGGAATGATGTGTTGAACCGAATTCATGTAGAAGGAGGGAATGAAACTGATAAAGTGAAATTTTATACGAATCTGTATCGGGCTTATTGTGGAAAACAGACATGGAATGATGTTGATGGTCGTTATAGAGATGCTAGAGAACAGATTCGTCAAGTGTCTTTGGACTCATCTATGTATGGAGGTGATGCTCTTTGGAATACTTATTGGAACTTAAATGGTTTATGGTCTATTATTACTCCTAAAGTGATGGACAACTGGGTAACAACACAATTAGAAATGTATAAACATACAGGGTGGACTTGTAAAGGACCGGCAGGCATTGAGTATTCCGGAATTATGGAAGGCTCACACGAGATAGCATTAATGGTTTCGGCTTACCAGAAAGGAATCCGAAAAGATGGAGAAGCTATTTATGAAGCAATCCACAAGACGGTTACACAAGAAGGACGTAGATTAGAGTATGGAGGTACTGTTGGACAAATCAATTTGTCTTATTATGATCGTTTGGGATATATGCCGATGGAAGTTGATGTAGTATCAAAAACCTTGGATTATGCCTATGATGATTTTTGTGTAGCTCAGATGGCAAAAGTTTTAGGAAAGAAAAAGGATATGAAATGGCTATTGAAACGTTCTGAAAATTATAAGAATGTATTCCATCCTGAATTAGGTTATGTGGTTCGACGGGATAGTCTAGGTAATTGGGACTCTAATTTTGATGTATTTTCAAATAAAGGATTTATAGAGGGAAATTCATGGCAATACTCCTGGTATGTTCCTCATGATATTGAAGGAGCGATTCAACTGATGGGAGGAAAGAAGGTGGCTTCTGACCGTCTTTTAGAAGGTTTTCAGAAATCAGAAAAATATAATTTTGCAGCACATGCTTTTGATAGAACCTCTGGTCAACGAGCAGAATATTATATCAATCAAGGTAATGAAGTCAATATGAGTGCAGCATTTATATTCAACTACCTGGATAAACCTTGGTTGTGTCAGAAATATTCAAGAGCTATTTTGGATCATTACTATGGCTCTACACCTTATCATGGTTGGGAAGGAGATGAAGATGAAGGACAAATGGGAGGTTGGTTTGTTATGTCTGCATTGGGATTCTTCGAAATGAATGGAGGTGTTACAGAAGGATCTTCTTTAGAGTTAACCTCTCCATTATTCTCTAAGATTGAGATCAATTTAGATCCTCGTTATTATAATGGAAAGAAATTTGTGATTGAAGCAAAAAATAATTCATCAGAAAATATTTATATCCAGTCAGCTTTTTTGAATGGAAAAAAACTAAAGGAACCTCGTATTCTATTTAAAGATATAGTTTCTGGAGGGAAATTAGTATTAGAGATGGGTAGTGAACCGAATTTAGAATGGGGGAGGAAGTAA
- a CDS encoding 4Fe-4S binding protein encodes MRTDINGRGRATTKYIQLDTRKCKACWKCIEACDKNVIGRINLPWHKHAIIVRSNNCTGCLKCMKACEYNAISKAQTTELNENTRKEKSYFRFIINLGLLLIGFVVVFSGFLIQFSYHVGHHGMIDMNKMVYGISYSGWTMIHKISIILISFLVVCHISQHWKWYKTVVVKRLIAKNKQVITLSVIFLIVALTGYLSWFIDLAGNAPIVRKTFLEIHDKVAIVFFIYLFLHVTKRLKWFVNAYKRTRNIR; translated from the coding sequence ATGAGAACAGACATCAATGGTAGGGGACGAGCTACAACCAAATATATTCAGCTCGATACCCGAAAGTGCAAGGCATGCTGGAAATGCATCGAAGCATGTGATAAAAATGTAATCGGGCGGATAAATCTTCCTTGGCATAAGCATGCTATTATCGTTAGAAGTAATAATTGTACGGGTTGCTTAAAGTGTATGAAAGCGTGTGAGTATAATGCAATATCTAAAGCTCAGACAACAGAACTTAACGAAAATACTCGTAAAGAGAAATCTTATTTCCGTTTTATAATCAATCTTGGTTTGCTTCTTATCGGTTTCGTAGTTGTGTTTTCAGGATTCCTGATACAATTCAGTTATCATGTTGGACACCATGGAATGATTGATATGAATAAAATGGTTTATGGCATAAGTTACTCCGGCTGGACTATGATTCATAAAATTTCAATTATTCTGATCTCTTTTCTGGTTGTGTGTCATATAAGCCAGCATTGGAAATGGTATAAAACCGTAGTTGTAAAGAGACTTATAGCAAAGAACAAACAAGTGATTACGCTATCTGTAATTTTCTTAATTGTTGCTTTAACTGGTTATTTATCATGGTTTATCGATTTAGCAGGCAATGCTCCGATAGTTCGGAAGACTTTTCTTGAAATCCATGATAAAGTCGCCATCGTATTCTTTATATATCTTTTTCTGCATGTAACAAAGAGACTTAAGTGGTTTGTCAATGCGTATAAACGAACAAGAAATATAAGATAA
- a CDS encoding amylo-alpha-1,6-glucosidase → MTLKNKLFLYLTLVLSLPLRGLAYNDKYQFKTRNEELMPMLERVVTNGGFYEWYTPAGEPMGSGTFRGEAGVLYKSIKMLKGWADQCLSTQIENDPNFVKVDSMARQLISQGLNAGSGYSQIWARDMNTFIETACEVVPARELKDAIRLFFKFQQSNGEMVDGYVLKKDFTWSDNHPYYSPTAPKHVAFKNTVETDQESSLIQLIGKYVHKTGDKQFVFEKVDQKRIIDRMADMVDYLLKERYSSRYGLIYGAMTADWGDVQPNDDFGCDMNELSVKAIDVYDNAMLIIALDYLKELDDNANRKRRWETLRKGIATNAYKYLWNDKYMNFTPHLYLDKSPLPEGFDEQMICYHGGTAVAIEAGLLSRKEIAIVNARMQRDVAQSGMPSIGMTLYPTYPQGFFHGGMSKAYVYQNGGDWTWFGGRMIQQLIKNGYISEAYEEVRPMIDRVIANNGFYEWYGKGNKPSGSANFKGSAGVLAKAIELFREWNKQLKYRNRK, encoded by the coding sequence ATGACACTTAAAAATAAATTATTTCTCTATTTGACTTTAGTACTGTCTTTGCCTTTACGCGGATTGGCTTACAATGATAAATATCAGTTCAAAACACGCAATGAAGAACTGATGCCCATGTTGGAACGTGTAGTCACGAACGGAGGTTTCTATGAATGGTATACACCCGCCGGAGAACCTATGGGTTCGGGTACTTTCAGGGGCGAAGCTGGTGTGCTTTACAAGTCGATTAAAATGCTCAAAGGTTGGGCCGACCAATGTTTGAGCACTCAAATTGAGAATGACCCGAACTTCGTTAAAGTAGATTCAATGGCTCGACAACTTATATCTCAGGGACTTAATGCTGGAAGCGGATATTCTCAGATATGGGCTCGTGACATGAATACCTTCATAGAAACGGCTTGTGAGGTGGTTCCTGCAAGAGAATTAAAAGATGCCATAAGGCTATTTTTTAAGTTTCAACAGAGCAATGGTGAGATGGTAGACGGATATGTTCTAAAAAAAGATTTTACATGGTCGGACAATCATCCTTATTATTCACCTACGGCACCCAAGCATGTGGCATTTAAAAACACAGTCGAAACAGATCAAGAGTCTTCTTTAATTCAGCTTATCGGTAAATATGTTCATAAGACGGGCGATAAACAATTTGTTTTCGAGAAGGTTGACCAAAAAAGAATAATAGATAGAATGGCCGATATGGTGGACTATCTGCTGAAAGAAAGATACAGTTCCCGTTACGGACTGATTTATGGAGCGATGACAGCAGATTGGGGAGATGTACAGCCGAATGACGATTTTGGCTGTGATATGAACGAATTGTCAGTGAAAGCAATAGATGTTTATGATAACGCCATGTTGATTATCGCATTGGACTATTTGAAAGAATTGGATGATAATGCAAATCGCAAAAGGCGATGGGAAACATTGCGTAAAGGCATAGCAACCAATGCATATAAATATTTATGGAATGATAAATATATGAATTTCACGCCACATCTCTATTTAGACAAATCTCCATTGCCTGAAGGTTTTGATGAACAGATGATATGCTACCATGGTGGTACTGCTGTAGCCATAGAAGCAGGTCTGCTCAGTCGCAAAGAGATCGCTATAGTGAATGCACGTATGCAGCGTGATGTCGCTCAATCAGGAATGCCCAGCATTGGCATGACACTTTATCCTACCTATCCTCAAGGCTTCTTTCATGGAGGTATGTCAAAAGCCTATGTATATCAAAATGGTGGTGACTGGACTTGGTTCGGTGGGCGTATGATACAACAATTGATAAAAAACGGATATATCAGTGAAGCATACGAAGAAGTACGTCCGATGATCGATCGTGTCATTGCAAACAATGGATTTTATGAATGGTATGGAAAAGGCAATAAGCCTTCAGGCAGTGCCAACTTCAAAGGTTCTGCCGGTGTGTTAGCCAAAGCAATAGAATTGTTTAGAGAATGGAATAAACAATTGAAATATCGAAATAGGAAATAG
- a CDS encoding class I mannose-6-phosphate isomerase, protein MEYQYDKTPYIPVGGILINGWEAIVQTVSDRRNAAEKNRFICCIECYQGVYLDEFERHIKLMGFDCMINVTNLYKCEKDIREMTASWVTEDELFGKKSPLSFNNFFDKKKVHNMLSTNQERAQSIIVFGPGAACLFPDVNLMLYADMPRWEIQQRQRGHKIGGLGVNNAYELPSKQYKRGYFVDWDICDSLKKELLPIADYWIDSTVRELPKMIQGDTLRDGLKKAVRRPFRVVPFFDPAPWGGQWMKDVCGLDKSNRNYGWCFDCVPEENSLYFQICGELFEIPANNLVFYCTKELLGDNVEHNFGQSFPIRFDFLDTMGGGNLSLQVHPTPQYIRNTFGIPYTQDESYYLLDAGKDAFVYLGLKTDVNSTEMIDALNKSHETGEPFDADRFINKWPANKHDHFLIPGGTIHCSGANAMVLEISATPSIFTFKLYDWGRMGIDGRPRPINIAHGANVIQWCRQTEEIKHKFINQIETVAEGNGWIEERTGLHEAEFIETRRHWFSKAVTHDTSNNVNVLNLIEGSAAIVESPSAQFEPFIVHYAETFIVPAAVGEYTIRPFGDSCQRCGTIKAYIR, encoded by the coding sequence ATGGAATATCAATACGACAAGACCCCTTATATTCCCGTCGGCGGAATACTTATCAATGGCTGGGAAGCCATTGTACAAACTGTATCGGATAGAAGAAATGCAGCAGAAAAAAATCGCTTCATTTGCTGCATAGAATGTTATCAGGGCGTTTATCTTGACGAATTCGAACGACATATCAAATTGATGGGATTCGATTGCATGATTAACGTTACCAATTTATACAAATGTGAAAAGGACATTCGGGAAATGACAGCTTCATGGGTCACCGAAGACGAACTGTTCGGCAAGAAATCACCATTGTCTTTCAATAATTTTTTCGACAAAAAAAAGGTGCATAATATGCTTTCAACCAATCAAGAACGAGCACAATCTATAATAGTATTCGGTCCTGGAGCAGCCTGCCTCTTCCCAGATGTAAACTTAATGTTATATGCAGATATGCCTCGTTGGGAAATTCAGCAACGCCAACGCGGGCACAAAATCGGAGGATTGGGAGTGAACAATGCCTACGAGCTACCTTCGAAGCAATACAAACGCGGTTATTTTGTCGATTGGGACATATGTGATTCTCTCAAAAAAGAATTGCTTCCTATTGCTGATTATTGGATAGACAGTACCGTCAGAGAGTTACCAAAGATGATACAAGGAGATACTCTTAGGGATGGTTTGAAGAAAGCGGTGCGACGCCCCTTTAGAGTAGTTCCATTCTTCGATCCTGCACCATGGGGTGGACAATGGATGAAAGATGTGTGCGGACTCGATAAGTCGAATCGTAACTATGGTTGGTGCTTCGACTGTGTCCCCGAAGAAAACAGCCTCTATTTCCAAATTTGTGGTGAATTGTTTGAAATACCTGCCAACAATTTGGTATTCTACTGCACCAAAGAATTGCTTGGCGATAATGTAGAGCATAACTTCGGACAAAGTTTTCCTATTCGTTTCGATTTTCTCGATACAATGGGGGGCGGTAACTTAAGTTTGCAGGTCCACCCCACGCCACAATATATTCGCAACACTTTCGGAATTCCTTATACACAAGACGAAAGTTACTATCTGCTTGATGCCGGTAAAGATGCCTTCGTATATTTAGGACTAAAAACGGATGTGAACTCTACAGAAATGATCGATGCACTCAACAAGTCGCACGAGACGGGCGAACCCTTTGATGCAGACAGATTTATCAATAAGTGGCCAGCAAATAAGCACGACCATTTCCTCATTCCCGGTGGAACGATACATTGCTCGGGTGCCAATGCTATGGTACTCGAGATTAGCGCAACGCCCAGTATTTTCACTTTCAAGCTCTACGATTGGGGAAGAATGGGCATTGACGGGCGTCCCCGCCCTATTAATATTGCCCACGGTGCTAACGTCATTCAATGGTGCAGACAAACAGAAGAAATAAAACACAAATTCATCAATCAAATAGAAACTGTTGCCGAAGGTAATGGGTGGATAGAAGAGCGAACAGGTCTGCATGAAGCTGAATTTATAGAAACACGCAGGCATTGGTTCAGCAAGGCAGTGACACATGACACAAGTAATAATGTTAATGTGCTGAACTTGATAGAAGGCTCTGCAGCCATTGTAGAAAGCCCTTCAGCTCAGTTCGAACCTTTCATTGTTCATTATGCCGAAACATTCATTGTTCCTGCTGCAGTAGGAGAATATACTATCCGTCCTTTCGGTGACTCATGCCAAAGATGCGGAACAATTAAAGCTTATATCAGATAA
- a CDS encoding CatB-related O-acetyltransferase, protein MPNNKLLYPRKDDKTMVYLKSCVKSPFIEVGDYSFYHDFDNPLDFEHKCVLYHYPYANNDRLIIGKYCSIACGAKFLFNGANHTLGSLSTYPFPVLADEWDLQTPVTNAWDNKGDIVIGNDVWIGFEAVIMAGVTIGDGAIIASRAVVTKDVPPYSIVGGTPAKLIRKRFTDEEIDKLLRLKWWDWDEEKVRQNIDKIMDANKLPDLI, encoded by the coding sequence ATGCCAAACAATAAATTATTATATCCACGCAAAGACGATAAGACTATGGTTTATCTGAAAAGTTGCGTAAAAAGCCCATTTATAGAGGTGGGCGATTATTCTTTCTATCACGATTTTGACAATCCATTGGACTTTGAACATAAATGTGTTTTGTATCATTATCCGTATGCTAATAACGACAGACTGATTATTGGAAAATATTGTTCCATTGCCTGTGGTGCCAAATTTTTGTTCAATGGTGCCAATCATACGCTTGGTTCGCTGTCTACTTATCCTTTTCCAGTATTGGCAGATGAATGGGATTTGCAAACACCAGTAACCAATGCATGGGATAATAAAGGCGATATCGTAATTGGAAATGATGTGTGGATTGGTTTCGAAGCCGTTATTATGGCTGGTGTTACCATTGGAGATGGAGCAATTATCGCCTCACGTGCAGTAGTTACCAAAGATGTTCCTCCTTACTCCATTGTAGGAGGAACTCCGGCAAAGTTGATTCGTAAGCGCTTTACCGATGAAGAGATAGATAAGTTGCTGAGGCTCAAATGGTGGGATTGGGATGAGGAAAAAGTCCGGCAAAATATCGATAAGATAATGGATGCAAATAAGTTACCCGATTTGATATAA
- a CDS encoding aldehyde dehydrogenase family protein, giving the protein MISEKKRKYLDRSQNSEICVCEASLANLDQVKEILAVAEKDASGWRQTLLEERNRILHEVATNLSNHRGDLIGCMAAITGKTFTEGDVEVSEAIDFCRFYPVSMQQFANLETISCTPKGIIMVIPPWNFPLAIPVGGVAAALAGGNTVILKPATVAYPVTWQFAKLFWEAGVPKDALQLFCADGYDPVNYLTTHPSIKHIILTGGTDTAFRLLENNPSCPLSAETGGKNAIILTASGDRDHAIQNIITSAFSNAGQKCSACSLLLLEKEVYHDPQFKAKLIDAVTSLHTGGIWDGGNVVGPMITNQNEKLLHAIDHLEEGEWWLVKPEFADENKFILKPCVKWGVKPGNYTFTTELFAPLLAVVCIDDLKHGIKLVNSSEYGLTSGLQSLDESEQLLWKNSIEAGNLYINRGITGAIVNRQPFGGMKRSAFGGGIKAGGPNYVSCFINITEKPFKGAAPKASHALAAILHSEDAARFNKAVESYQLNMESVFSQERDCNKLIGEQNIFRYLSLRNMALRIYPEDELCDVLMALVAANIAKTPVTLSIVKEDPKLEILQKGINKECIIKIQSDDEFLNDIDQYERIRTCSSRLPYELYKQAARLGKYIATTKPLVEGRVELLYYLKEQSVAFEYHRYGSITDAIE; this is encoded by the coding sequence GTGATATCAGAAAAGAAACGCAAATATCTCGACCGAAGTCAGAATAGTGAAATCTGTGTTTGTGAAGCTTCTCTTGCCAATCTCGATCAGGTAAAGGAGATTCTGGCTGTTGCCGAGAAAGATGCTTCGGGCTGGCGACAGACATTGCTGGAAGAACGTAACCGCATTTTGCATGAGGTGGCAACCAATCTGAGTAACCACCGTGGTGATCTGATAGGCTGCATGGCTGCCATAACGGGGAAAACGTTTACGGAGGGCGATGTGGAAGTGTCCGAAGCTATTGACTTTTGCCGCTTTTATCCTGTTTCCATGCAGCAATTCGCCAATCTGGAAACAATAAGTTGCACACCAAAAGGTATTATTATGGTAATTCCGCCATGGAACTTCCCTCTGGCAATTCCGGTTGGAGGTGTGGCGGCAGCACTTGCCGGAGGAAACACGGTGATTTTGAAACCGGCCACGGTTGCCTATCCTGTTACATGGCAATTTGCTAAACTATTCTGGGAAGCCGGAGTGCCGAAAGATGCACTTCAGTTATTCTGTGCGGATGGATACGATCCTGTGAATTATCTCACCACACATCCTTCCATCAAGCATATTATTCTTACAGGAGGCACTGATACAGCTTTTCGTTTATTGGAAAACAATCCGTCATGCCCATTGTCGGCAGAAACAGGAGGCAAAAATGCAATCATTCTTACTGCCAGCGGAGATCGTGACCATGCTATCCAGAACATTATTACTTCTGCATTCAGCAATGCCGGGCAAAAGTGTTCGGCCTGTTCGTTGCTGCTCCTTGAAAAAGAGGTGTATCACGATCCGCAGTTTAAAGCAAAGCTTATAGATGCTGTAACCAGTCTGCACACAGGAGGAATATGGGACGGAGGCAATGTAGTAGGTCCGATGATTACCAATCAGAATGAAAAACTGCTGCATGCCATCGACCATTTGGAAGAAGGCGAATGGTGGTTGGTAAAACCTGAATTTGCAGATGAAAATAAGTTTATTCTGAAACCTTGCGTGAAATGGGGTGTAAAACCGGGAAACTATACATTCACAACGGAACTGTTTGCTCCGCTGCTAGCTGTGGTTTGCATTGATGATTTAAAACATGGAATCAAGCTGGTCAACAGCTCTGAATACGGATTGACTTCCGGATTGCAAAGTCTGGACGAAAGTGAACAGCTCCTTTGGAAGAATAGCATTGAAGCCGGAAATCTCTATATCAACCGAGGTATTACCGGTGCTATTGTTAACCGACAACCTTTCGGGGGAATGAAACGGTCAGCCTTCGGAGGCGGCATCAAAGCCGGAGGACCCAACTATGTTTCGTGCTTCATCAATATTACAGAAAAACCGTTTAAAGGAGCAGCTCCTAAAGCTTCTCACGCTTTGGCTGCAATTCTTCATTCTGAAGATGCAGCTCGTTTCAACAAAGCCGTTGAAAGTTATCAATTGAACATGGAAAGTGTATTTTCTCAGGAACGCGACTGTAACAAGCTGATCGGAGAACAAAATATATTCAGATACCTGTCGCTAAGAAACATGGCTTTACGGATTTATCCCGAAGATGAATTGTGCGACGTGCTTATGGCCCTTGTTGCTGCCAATATTGCCAAAACACCTGTTACATTGAGTATCGTCAAGGAAGACCCGAAGCTGGAAATCCTTCAGAAAGGAATCAATAAAGAGTGCATCATTAAGATTCAGTCGGACGATGAGTTTCTGAATGACATCGATCAATACGAACGGATTCGCACCTGCAGTAGTCGGCTTCCGTACGAACTTTACAAACAGGCTGCTCGTCTTGGTAAATATATTGCTACGACCAAACCACTGGTGGAAGGAAGAGTAGAACTACTTTATTATCTGAAAGAACAGAGCGTTGCATTTGAATATCACCGTTATGGAAGTATCACCGATGCAATCGAATAG
- a CDS encoding Crp/Fnr family transcriptional regulator: MIDELIKKIREDKENRDRFENIFIERQVAARTFLLNEGEIASYIHFIKKGCLRECFNKDGKDITFQFFFEGQPVASIDSVMNSTPSLFSIESIEPSTILSVKKQDFEMLLSTYPELKDKFQSFIFQRFSNYARLFLSRIKDTPQERYEDLVKNQPNIIKRIPQHYIASYLGITPVSLSRIRNRK, from the coding sequence ATGATTGATGAACTAATTAAGAAGATAAGAGAAGATAAAGAGAATCGGGATCGATTTGAAAATATCTTTATTGAAAGGCAGGTGGCAGCCAGAACTTTTTTACTAAACGAAGGCGAAATAGCCAGTTATATACATTTTATTAAAAAGGGTTGTTTACGGGAGTGTTTTAATAAAGACGGGAAAGATATTACTTTTCAATTCTTTTTTGAAGGGCAGCCGGTGGCTTCAATTGACAGTGTAATGAATAGCACTCCGAGCTTATTTTCCATTGAAAGCATTGAACCTTCAACAATTCTTTCAGTTAAGAAACAGGACTTTGAGATGCTTTTATCAACCTATCCTGAGCTGAAAGATAAATTCCAGAGTTTTATTTTTCAACGATTCAGCAATTATGCACGGCTTTTTCTTTCCAGGATAAAAGATACTCCTCAGGAACGTTATGAGGATTTAGTAAAAAACCAACCCAATATAATCAAGAGAATTCCTCAGCACTATATTGCTTCTTATCTCGGGATAACCCCGGTTTCATTAAGTAGGATAAGAAATAGAAAATAG
- a CDS encoding AraC family transcriptional regulator — MIKIKEGFKGQRLLSLSENILAQYAQHPLIAPLYIRKIGYFPKVKFHYVLKEKGTKYYMLIYCIGGKGWYSVYGHRYEVNANQYLIIPSGVSYSFEADEQNPWTIYWLHFMGSMASYLMPPTYGPISILPGKSSRLQDRIELFEEIFSNFSMAYTKEYMIRTSMCLYSFLSSFLHVEQYRYFKTVGSGEQSFSTQVIHFMQENIATKLTLEELAHNFNYSVSHFSALFEKETGVSPIKYFIHLKIRKACEYAELSNLKFREIAEKVGFEEPAYFSRIFTKIMGMSPLQYRLRERISLSISEDNTSK; from the coding sequence ATGATAAAGATTAAAGAAGGTTTCAAAGGTCAGCGCTTATTATCTCTTTCGGAAAATATTTTAGCTCAATATGCCCAGCATCCACTTATCGCTCCGCTCTATATTCGCAAGATAGGCTATTTCCCGAAAGTGAAGTTTCATTATGTGCTTAAAGAAAAGGGTACAAAATACTATATGCTCATATACTGTATAGGCGGGAAAGGATGGTATAGTGTCTATGGGCATCGCTATGAGGTCAATGCCAATCAGTATTTGATAATACCAAGTGGTGTATCTTATTCTTTTGAAGCCGACGAACAGAATCCCTGGACTATTTATTGGTTGCATTTTATGGGCAGTATGGCATCTTACCTTATGCCGCCTACTTATGGGCCTATTTCCATATTGCCTGGAAAAAGCTCGAGGCTGCAAGACAGAATAGAACTTTTTGAAGAAATATTCTCGAATTTCTCGATGGCCTATACAAAAGAATATATGATAAGAACATCGATGTGTTTGTATTCTTTTCTGTCTTCTTTTCTTCATGTCGAACAATATCGTTATTTTAAAACAGTAGGTTCCGGCGAACAGAGCTTTTCGACGCAGGTTATTCATTTTATGCAAGAAAATATAGCCACAAAGCTGACCTTGGAAGAGCTGGCACACAACTTCAATTATTCGGTTTCTCATTTTTCTGCTCTATTCGAAAAAGAAACAGGAGTGTCGCCCATTAAATATTTTATTCATCTCAAAATACGAAAGGCATGCGAATATGCGGAGCTATCCAACCTGAAGTTTCGTGAAATAGCAGAGAAGGTTGGGTTTGAAGAGCCTGCCTACTTCAGTCGTATATTCACAAAGATAATGGGAATGTCACCATTGCAATATCGTCTACGCGAGAGAATATCGTTATCCATATCAGAAGATAATACAAGTAAATAG